In Beijerinckia indica subsp. indica ATCC 9039, the genomic window AACAATGAATAGCTATCATGGCGCGAGAGATAGTCGCGCGCATTCAACCCCTTCGCCTCGGCGCGGATCAATGTATCGGGCGCAACGATAGCGCCCGCCGCATCTTCCGTCCCATCAATGCCATCCGTATCCCCCGCAATGGCCCAAATGCCGCGCGCACCAGCCAAAGCGACCGCGAGCCCCGCCAGGAATTCCGTGTTGCGTCCCCCACGGCCAGGAGGGGTCATACCGATCGAAACCGTCGTCTCACCGCCTGACAAAAGCACGGCGGGAGCCTCAACCGGCTGACCATAATCCCTCACACTGCGGGCAATCCCGGCCATGACCGTCCCGACCTCGCGGCTTTCACCTTCCAGCGCATCGCCAAGAATGATCGGCGTCACGCCATGAGCCCGCGCCGTGGCCGCGCAAGCCGCAAGCGCCATGGCCGGAGTGGCGATCATCCTGAAATCGACGGGTGGCAGATCGTTAAGCGCCGGTCGTCCGGCAGGCCCATCACTCAATGCCTTCATCACATGCGGTGGCAGATCCAGCTTGTAGCGCGCCAAAATTTCGCCAATAGCCTCGGCGTCAAAGCGTTCGGGCACGGTCGGCCCGCTGGCAATAGTTGCCGGATCGTCCCCTGGCACGTCACTGATGGCGAGCGTCATAACGCGCGCCGGCGCGGCGGCAGCGGCGAGCCTACCGCCCTTGATCGCCGACAATTGCTTGCGGATGAGATTCATTTCCGCGATGGTCGCACCGCTATGCAGCAAAGCACGGTTGACGGCCTGCTTATCGGCAAGGCTCAAGCCCGGCCGGGGAAGAGCCAGCAACGACGAGCCTCCGCCGGAGATCAGCGCGATCACTAGATCGCCTTCTTTCAGGCCGGAAACGGCGGCGAGCATGCGTCGCGCGGCATGTTCACTGCGGTCATCGGGGACGGGATGGGCAGCTTCGATCACTTCGATCCGCTGGGTGGGGACCGCATGGCCGTAACGGGTCACGACGAGGCCCGAAAGGTCCACGTCGGGCCAAGCCCGTTCCAAAGCGGCAGCCATTGTGGCAGCCGATTTGCCCGCGCCAACCACGACACAGCGCCCCAAGCGGGGTGGATCGGGCAAATGCGCTGCCAGAACATGCAGCGGATCGGCCGAAGCGACGGCGGCATCAAAGAGACGGCGCACGAATCCACGCGCCTCTTCATCTGACCATTTCCTCTGCCCTGCCAGGACAGAAGATGGGATGGATTGCTGTCTAGTGCTCATTGGCCGGCCACATCCCGCATGGTGCTGATCCTGGGCGAATTGGCCTGCCCCGTCGTCGCGTTTTCGGTGGCCGAAGACGCGACAAGCCCTCGGCTCGGCATGAAGAAGAAGGCGATGCAGGCACCGATCATCAACAACAGCACCGACCCATAGAAAGGCAAAGTGTAGCTGTGCGTAAGATCGATCACCAAGCCGAAAGCGATCGGTGACACAATACCGGCGATTGCCGAGCCCGTGTTCATGATGCCACTGGCTGTGCCCGAAAAATGGGGCGCAATATCCATGGGCACCGCCCAGATCGGCCCAACCGTCAGTTCAAGGAAGAAGAAAGCCGAGGCCAAGGAGAAACCGATCGTCACGAGATCGTGCACGAACAAAGCCGGGATCAAGCAAATCATCGAAGCGATGAGACTGAAGACGACAACAAGGCGACGCGACGCCGGAAGATCACCCGTCCGATGATACACGAAATCCGTCAACACACCTCCCAATGTGTCACCGACGACGCCGGCTGCAAAAATCGCGAAGGTGAAAGCGGCCATATGTTTCAGCTCGAGGCCATAGGCCTGCACGAAATAGCTCGGTAGCCAGGTGATATAGAGCCAGAATGTCCAATTATAGCAGAAATAGACGAGCGTCGTCGGCATCATGGCGCGCGTCAAAGGTCCCCATGGCACTTTCACGGCGCCCGCCTGCGTCTTCTGTCGCGGCTCAGGCAGCAGCGCGATTTCCTGCAACGATACCCCAGTGTGATCACGAGGATTGTCCCGGAAATAGAAAAGCCAGGCCAGGACCCAAACCATGCTCACGCAGCCAAGCGCCAGAAAGGCGCCGCGCCAGCCGAGATAGGCGGCGATGAGAATGACCAGAGGCGGCGTGATCGCATTGGCCAGACGCGAAGCCGAATGAACCATGCCCTGTGCATAGCCGCGCCGGCTTTCCGGTACCCAGGACGCCATCGCCCGCGTGGCGGCGGGAAAAGTTGCGCCCTCGCCGATCCCGACGAAAATCCGCACCAGGAGCAAGGAGAAAAGACCACCGACAAATCCGGTCGCGATCGTGGAGAGAGCCCAGATGCCGCCGCAGATCGTCAAGGTTTTGCGCGCACCAAATTTGTCGGCCGCGGTGCCACCGAGAATTTGCAACAGCGCATAAGGATAGCCGAAAGCCGAGAGAACCAACCCGAGTTGAATATTGGAAAGCCCCAATTCCTTCGACATCAACGGCGCCAGAGTCGAGACATTCACGCGGTCGACGTAAGTGATGAAATACATCAAGCAGATCAAGCCGAAGACGCGTCCCGTGGTCGTCGTGGCCGTTCGCTTGGCGGCCTGAACCAGGCCTCCCTGAAATCCAGCAGCCATTTTCCTCTCCTGCCTTTATTTTTGTCGTCTCGTCATACGGACCGGTGCTTCACCCCGATCCTTCGCGAGAGCCTCTAGTGCTAATCGGCGGCTGGCAGACCGTCAACAAAAATGAATTCATAATTCATTATACGAATGGCAGTTTGCCAAGAGCCATTCAATCAATTATGAATAATGAATTCATTTTTTGGACTAAAACAAAAGACGAGGAAGGAGGCTATCTTCATGGAACATGCATCCCAGGCCCAAGATACGGAGGGCGCCAGCATGGACACAATCGAAGAACCCGATTCCCCGCCCGCTGATACAAGGCCACTGCCGCTCGCGGGGATCAGGGTTCTCGATGTCACGCAGGTCATGGCCGGACCCTTCTGCACCATGCTGCTCGCCGATCTGGGCGCCGATGTTATCAAGATCGAACCACCCGAGACGGGTGATCAGACGCGTGGCGCCATGGGCTTCAAGCTCAAGGGCAATGACAGTATGGGGTTCTTGAATCTCAATCGGAACAAGAGAAGCCTGACGCTCAATCTCAAAAATCCGGCTGGAAAAGCGACCTTCCTCAAACTGGTGGAAAAGGCCGATATTGTCGTCGAAAATTACCGGCCCGGCGTCGTGAAGAAACTTGATATCGATTACGAGACTCTTTCGGCAATCAATCCCCGCCTCGTCTATGCAAGCATTTCCGGCTTCGGACAGAGTGGGCCCTGGGCGGATCGCCCCGGCTTTGATTTGATGGCGCAGGCCATGTCCGGCGTCATGAGTGTCACCGGCCATCCGGGTGGCCCGCCCGTGAAGGCCGGCGTCCCCGTCGCCGATATCGGCTGCGCCCTCTTTGCGACCTATGCGATCCTCGCTGCCTATATCGGCTGCAAATCCACGGGACGCGGACAATTCATCGATGCCTCGCTGTTCGAGGCGGCCATGGCCTTTTCCATTTGGGACATTTCAGAATATTGGGGCACCGGCCGCGTGCCGGAGCCGCTCGGCACAGCCAACCGCATGAGCGCGCCCTATCAAGCCGTGAAGGCAGCGGACGGCTATTTCGTCATGGGCGCGACGAACCAGAAACTCTGGCGTCTGCTCTGTCAGGAACTGGGCCGTGAAGACCTGCTCGATGATCCACGCTACACGGATATTCCGTCACGTCTCGCCAATCGGGACATTCTCATCACGGAACTCGAAAAGACATTCATCACCCGATCAAGAGACGAATGGGTGAAGCGCCTGCTCGACATCGGAATACCGGCGGGGCATATGCACACTTACCCGCAAGCCTTTGAAAGCGAACACGGCCGCCATCGTCAGATGCGTCTCGAGATTGATCATCCTGTCGAAGGCAAAGTGCCCAATATCGGTTTTCCGGTCAAACTGACGGGAACACCGCAACAGATTCGCATGCATCCGCCGCTGCTCGGCGAGCATACGGATGAAGTGCTCGTCGAGCTCGGTCTCGAGCCGGAGAGCTTGGAAGAATTACGCGCTCAGGGAGCCTTCTCACTATGAATGCGCCGATTGCCAACCCGGGACGCGTGACCCTCAATGTCGAGGGTGCGATCGCTTATATTGTGTTCGATCATCAATCCGCCCGCAATGCGATGACCTGGGCGATGTATGATGACTTGGCCACGGCCTGCGCGGCGATCGATGCCGATCCAAGCATCCGTGTCGCCGTCTTGCGCGGCGCTGGCGGCAAGGCCTTTGTCGCCGGAACCGATATTGCGCAATTCCAGACGTTCACGGGCGATGACGGCGTCGCCTATGAAGCCAAGGTCGATCGTTTTATCGCGACCTTGGAGAACCTTCGCGTGCCGACGATCGCAGTCGTTGAAGGTTATGCGGTCGGCGGCGGTCTCGCCATCGCCAATGCCTGCGACATCCGTCTCTCCGCCACCGGAGCGCGTTTCGGTGTACCCATCGCCCGGACATTGGGGAATTGTCTTTCCGCCGCGAATGTACGCCGGTTAGTCGCGGCTTTGGGAATATCCTGGGTCAAGCGGATGCTGCTGCTCGCCGAAATGCCCACGGCTGAGCAATTGGCCGCGATCGGCTATCTGGAAACAGTGGCGACGCCGGAACAACTTGATGGCGAAGTCACAAGACTCTGCAATCGTCTGTTGGAACACGCGCCCTTAACCATCAAGGCGAGTCGAGAAACATTACGTCGCCTTGTACAGGCATCCGACCCTGATATCTCCGACCTGATCCATGCCTGCTACGGCAGCGAGGATTTCCATCGCGCCGTAGCGGCTTTCGGCTCCAAGAACAAGACCGACTGGCAGGGGCGCTGATCCGATTCAGGCCACGCAAATATTGGCAACCGCGAGCTTGCGGAAAAGATGCGGCGAGGCGGTCGCGCTTGACGGATAGGCTGCAAGCTTTGATTGGAAAACCGGATTGCCGAAGGCCGTCCGGAAGGCTTCTACACTTTCCCAGATTGCATAATTCAAAAAGGTACAACTGCCCGCGATTCCGCGATGAAGCTGCGTCGAAATAAAGCCTGGCTGTGCCTTAAAGAATGCGGCATCATCCGCCCAGGCTCGGAGGAGTTGATCGACATCTTGCGCCGCCACATGGAACAGATTGACGAGAATGACGGGTTCACCGTCACTGACGTTCAATTGATCATGCAGCGTGACAGCGTCATCAAGTTCAACGAATTTCGGCATGATGTGCTCCTTTTGGGATAACAACTCGCAAAAACGAAATTGGCGGCCCGACAGCCGTTTCCAATCAATCCTTTCTGTCATTGCCAGATTCGTTCTGGCATATTTATATAGCAGACGATCTATTAACATAGCAAGCGATATAAATGCCTTTCGAACGAGCGGCCTCGGCAGGCTATTTGACTAATTGGGCAGCGCGGCTCTTCGCGCGCGCCATCGACCGACGCTTGCGCGAGTTCGGCGTCTCGTCCGGTCAGCTCCCGGTTTTTTTCGCGCTCGGCAATGGTGAAGCGCTTTCGCAAAAAGCCCTGGTCAAGGCGGCCTCGATCGAGCAACCAACCATGGCGGCTACATTGTCACGCATGGAACGTGATGGCCTCGTCGAACGCCAGCCAGATCCACAGGATGGCCGGGGCTTTCTGTTCTCTTTGACGCCGCTTGCCATGCAAAAGGCAGAAATGGTCAAGCAAGCGGTTCTAGCCGTCAATTCCGAAGCATTGGCTGATATTCCCGAGCATGAACGCAAGCCATTTCTAGCTACGCTGAAGACGATCATCGGATCGCTGGAAGAAATCGATAGCCAAAGCGACTTGAGCCGAACGAAATCGAACAAGGATTAGCTGACGAAAGTCGGCTGCGTCCAATCTGTCGTCACCGCCAGGCGGACCATCAAGGGGTTCGAGGCCATGCTATAGCTGCGCAAGGGCTTCGGCTTCATCGGCCTATGGATTATGCGTGAACAGAACGACCTGCTCTCTGTCTGTTTCAGACTCCAGGAAGTTAACAAAACGTAAAAATCAAGCCTGCCGATGCCTCTTTGTCATCGCATACAAAGTTTGCGGCGCGCCCGCCCCGGGCCTCAGCTTGGCTGGTCATTGTCGTGATTAGATCCATCGATAGTCAGATTGAAGAGTATGGTGCATTTGTCGATGGGCTCAGAGTGCGCTAGGGATAGATAGTGTGCTTTCCTTTGAAGGTTGGATCGAGACCTTACACGATACCCGTTGTATCGCTCGATTTCATGTCGCTTCATATCCTGGCACTCGACCTAGACGAACTCGTTCGTGTGTGTGAGAAACCTGTATTGTCAAGTCGGTCGTGAGCACAAAAACATGGATAAAAGTCATATCTCAAAGTGACTTGCATAGGCTACAAAAATCACACAATCTCATGATGGTAATTTTTTTAATATCATAGTGTAAACATGTAATTGTATTAAGGCATGACCTTAAAGCTTTTTCCGATAACAACGAATCGCTTCGCAATGTCACTGCTTTGAAAATACTTTGATTTTTCTTGGTGGAGCGTTTCCGGATATATGCTCTAGTATTCCGCGATATATTTGATGACAATGATTAATATGCATTTTTTTCGTTGGAATTTTAAGCGCCTTCCTTATCGCGGAAATCTGACGCATACGAATCAATCTAGCGATTGGCCTCAATTGAATAATGGGGTGGGAAACCATGCGTAAGATTATGCAAAATTGGCCCATTCTGCGAGCTAGCGCCGCCGCCGGGATGATAGCTGGGGCTGTTTACGTTCCAATAGGTATCGCTGAGGCTCAAACCGC contains:
- a CDS encoding glycerate kinase type-2 family protein; this encodes MSTRQQSIPSSVLAGQRKWSDEEARGFVRRLFDAAVASADPLHVLAAHLPDPPRLGRCVVVGAGKSAATMAAALERAWPDVDLSGLVVTRYGHAVPTQRIEVIEAAHPVPDDRSEHAARRMLAAVSGLKEGDLVIALISGGGSSLLALPRPGLSLADKQAVNRALLHSGATIAEMNLIRKQLSAIKGGRLAAAAAPARVMTLAISDVPGDDPATIASGPTVPERFDAEAIGEILARYKLDLPPHVMKALSDGPAGRPALNDLPPVDFRMIATPAMALAACAATARAHGVTPIILGDALEGESREVGTVMAGIARSVRDYGQPVEAPAVLLSGGETTVSIGMTPPGRGGRNTEFLAGLAVALAGARGIWAIAGDTDGIDGTEDAAGAIVAPDTLIRAEAKGLNARDYLSRHDSYSLFQALGDLVVTGPTLTNVNDIRAILIMPKG
- a CDS encoding MFS transporter, with the translated sequence MAAGFQGGLVQAAKRTATTTTGRVFGLICLMYFITYVDRVNVSTLAPLMSKELGLSNIQLGLVLSAFGYPYALLQILGGTAADKFGARKTLTICGGIWALSTIATGFVGGLFSLLLVRIFVGIGEGATFPAATRAMASWVPESRRGYAQGMVHSASRLANAITPPLVILIAAYLGWRGAFLALGCVSMVWVLAWLFYFRDNPRDHTGVSLQEIALLPEPRQKTQAGAVKVPWGPLTRAMMPTTLVYFCYNWTFWLYITWLPSYFVQAYGLELKHMAAFTFAIFAAGVVGDTLGGVLTDFVYHRTGDLPASRRLVVVFSLIASMICLIPALFVHDLVTIGFSLASAFFFLELTVGPIWAVPMDIAPHFSGTASGIMNTGSAIAGIVSPIAFGLVIDLTHSYTLPFYGSVLLLMIGACIAFFFMPSRGLVASSATENATTGQANSPRISTMRDVAGQ
- a CDS encoding CaiB/BaiF CoA transferase family protein, translated to MDTIEEPDSPPADTRPLPLAGIRVLDVTQVMAGPFCTMLLADLGADVIKIEPPETGDQTRGAMGFKLKGNDSMGFLNLNRNKRSLTLNLKNPAGKATFLKLVEKADIVVENYRPGVVKKLDIDYETLSAINPRLVYASISGFGQSGPWADRPGFDLMAQAMSGVMSVTGHPGGPPVKAGVPVADIGCALFATYAILAAYIGCKSTGRGQFIDASLFEAAMAFSIWDISEYWGTGRVPEPLGTANRMSAPYQAVKAADGYFVMGATNQKLWRLLCQELGREDLLDDPRYTDIPSRLANRDILITELEKTFITRSRDEWVKRLLDIGIPAGHMHTYPQAFESEHGRHRQMRLEIDHPVEGKVPNIGFPVKLTGTPQQIRMHPPLLGEHTDEVLVELGLEPESLEELRAQGAFSL
- a CDS encoding enoyl-CoA hydratase/isomerase family protein, whose translation is MNAPIANPGRVTLNVEGAIAYIVFDHQSARNAMTWAMYDDLATACAAIDADPSIRVAVLRGAGGKAFVAGTDIAQFQTFTGDDGVAYEAKVDRFIATLENLRVPTIAVVEGYAVGGGLAIANACDIRLSATGARFGVPIARTLGNCLSAANVRRLVAALGISWVKRMLLLAEMPTAEQLAAIGYLETVATPEQLDGEVTRLCNRLLEHAPLTIKASRETLRRLVQASDPDISDLIHACYGSEDFHRAVAAFGSKNKTDWQGR
- a CDS encoding antibiotic biosynthesis monooxygenase family protein, whose product is MPKFVELDDAVTLHDQLNVSDGEPVILVNLFHVAAQDVDQLLRAWADDAAFFKAQPGFISTQLHRGIAGSCTFLNYAIWESVEAFRTAFGNPVFQSKLAAYPSSATASPHLFRKLAVANICVA
- a CDS encoding MarR family winged helix-turn-helix transcriptional regulator, whose amino-acid sequence is MPFERAASAGYLTNWAARLFARAIDRRLREFGVSSGQLPVFFALGNGEALSQKALVKAASIEQPTMAATLSRMERDGLVERQPDPQDGRGFLFSLTPLAMQKAEMVKQAVLAVNSEALADIPEHERKPFLATLKTIIGSLEEIDSQSDLSRTKSNKD